In Sedimenticola thiotaurini, the following proteins share a genomic window:
- a CDS encoding GntR family transcriptional regulator — protein MDSYSLERPTEFVRRYWPPDPNLPKHEQLRRALTQSIMEGFWKVGARLPTEADLVATTPCGLATVQRALRELVADGIIERRRGSGSVVADLNGPIEEPWHMRFLDPTKGNTAYLPLFTEVLDRHILEEQGPWTNAIESGTNPVVRIDRIFTVNNDCRIYSIFYAIASRFPELIELPVAALGGKNLKTFIARRYHVPVHKVKQKLRYVIPPAEVVEHGDCPAGFPATLFNVIAYGLNGEPMYYQDFYIPPTDYELDLGITTK, from the coding sequence ATGGATAGTTACTCGCTTGAACGCCCCACCGAGTTTGTGCGCCGATATTGGCCACCTGATCCCAATCTACCCAAGCATGAGCAATTGAGAAGAGCATTGACCCAATCGATCATGGAAGGATTCTGGAAGGTCGGCGCCAGGCTTCCCACTGAAGCTGACCTGGTTGCCACCACACCCTGCGGACTTGCAACCGTTCAACGCGCTCTCAGAGAGTTGGTGGCTGATGGAATCATAGAAAGACGACGAGGCAGTGGTTCAGTAGTAGCAGATCTCAACGGACCGATTGAAGAGCCGTGGCACATGCGATTCCTGGATCCCACAAAAGGAAATACCGCCTATCTTCCTCTGTTTACCGAGGTACTTGATCGCCACATTCTGGAAGAACAAGGACCCTGGACTAACGCCATCGAGTCCGGCACCAATCCGGTAGTTAGGATTGATCGAATCTTTACGGTAAACAATGACTGCAGGATCTACTCAATCTTTTATGCCATCGCTTCCCGTTTTCCCGAGTTGATCGAACTACCGGTAGCCGCACTGGGGGGGAAAAACCTGAAAACCTTTATCGCCCGTCGTTATCACGTACCGGTGCACAAGGTGAAACAGAAGTTGCGATACGTAATCCCCCCCGCGGAAGTAGTGGAACATGGTGACTGCCCGGCCGGCTTTCCCGCCACCCTGTTTAACGTGATTGCCTACGGTCTCAATGGCGAACCGATGTATTACCAGGACTTTTACATTCCGCCGACGGACTACGAGCTGGATCTGGGCATCACAACAAAATAG
- the pgsA gene encoding CDP-diacylglycerol--glycerol-3-phosphate 3-phosphatidyltransferase, translating to MLQNIPNILTLLRILLIPVFVVLFYLPWQYAAEACAFVFALAAITDWFDGYLARKLEQVSALGAFLDPVADKLMVAAALILLVQQDPIPGLAIPVLVIIGREITISALREWMAEIGARAQIAVSAIGKIKTAFQMTAIFLLIYRNDLFGLPLYTIGFVLLYVAVILTLWSMFLYLRAAWPSLNQQGAPQTEENE from the coding sequence ATGCTCCAGAATATACCCAACATACTGACACTCCTGCGCATACTGTTGATCCCGGTATTCGTGGTGCTGTTCTACCTGCCCTGGCAGTATGCGGCGGAAGCCTGCGCTTTCGTCTTTGCCCTGGCGGCAATCACCGACTGGTTTGATGGCTATCTGGCCAGGAAACTGGAGCAGGTTTCGGCGCTGGGGGCATTTCTTGACCCGGTAGCGGATAAGCTGATGGTAGCTGCCGCTTTGATTCTGTTAGTTCAGCAGGATCCGATCCCCGGACTGGCAATTCCCGTACTGGTGATTATCGGCCGGGAGATCACGATTTCAGCTCTGCGTGAATGGATGGCGGAGATCGGGGCGCGGGCCCAGATTGCGGTATCTGCCATTGGTAAGATCAAGACGGCGTTCCAGATGACGGCAATCTTCTTACTGATTTATCGAAATGATCTGTTTGGTCTGCCGCTTTATACGATCGGTTTTGTATTGCTCTACGTGGCGGTGATTCTCACTCTGTGGTCCATGTTTCTGTATCTGCGCGCAGCCTGGCCCAGTTTGAATCAACAGGGTGCTCCGCAAACCGAGGAAAACGAATGA
- the uvrC gene encoding excinuclease ABC subunit UvrC has protein sequence MAAKNPTPVFDHESFLKNLTRLPGVYRMLDAEGAVLYVGKAKDLKRRVSSYFSRALNRRIQLMVSKIRAIEVTVTHTEAEALILENNLIKSLKPKYNVLLRDDKSYPYIYLSADRFPRLAYHRGKRQAKGRYFGPYPNAGSMRETLQLMQKLFPVRQCDNTFYNNRSRACLQYQIKRCGAPCVGLISEAEYAEDVKDAVLFLEGKANQVIDGLVKRMEKASAALEFEQAARLRDQIAALSRVQEKQYITGERGDMDIIACAVKGDVACIQLFFIRNGRNLGNKSFFPSTGGVEQEGEILTAFITQYYIGKQIPQEILLSHTPVDRPLLEEVLGQEAGHQVKLRQQVRGNRAQGLRMAAHNAQLALDAKLASKAGMQRRIELLQQALSLDEPPNRMECFDISHTSGELTVASCVVFDATGPVKSDYRRFNIEGIQGGDDYAAMAQALTRRYTRLQSGEGVLPDILFIDGGKGQLGAAADVLDELAVVGVQLVGVAKGPDRRPGMEQLFLFGKDSPIILPADSPALHLVQQIRDEAHRFAITGHRQRREKSRKTSVLEQIPGIGSKRRQRLLKQFGGLQGIARAGIVDLERVEGISRKLAEQIYAVFHEDR, from the coding sequence GTATTCAGCTGATGGTATCCAAGATTCGCGCCATCGAAGTGACCGTGACCCATACCGAGGCGGAGGCGCTGATTCTTGAAAATAACCTGATCAAGAGCCTCAAGCCCAAATACAACGTGCTGCTTCGGGATGACAAGAGTTATCCCTATATCTATCTCTCGGCTGACCGGTTCCCCCGGCTCGCCTATCATCGCGGCAAGCGTCAGGCCAAAGGACGCTATTTTGGTCCCTATCCCAATGCCGGATCGATGCGGGAGACGTTGCAACTGATGCAGAAGCTGTTTCCTGTCCGGCAGTGCGACAACACCTTTTATAACAACCGTTCCAGAGCCTGCCTGCAGTACCAGATCAAGCGCTGTGGTGCGCCTTGTGTCGGACTGATTTCGGAAGCGGAGTACGCTGAGGATGTCAAGGATGCGGTGCTGTTTCTGGAGGGCAAGGCCAATCAGGTGATTGACGGATTGGTGAAGCGGATGGAGAAGGCGTCGGCTGCTCTGGAGTTTGAGCAGGCAGCCCGGTTACGGGATCAGATCGCCGCCCTGAGCCGGGTGCAGGAGAAACAGTACATCACCGGTGAGCGGGGCGATATGGATATTATCGCCTGTGCGGTAAAGGGGGACGTTGCCTGCATACAGCTGTTTTTTATTCGTAACGGACGTAATCTGGGAAATAAGAGTTTTTTTCCCAGCACGGGGGGTGTTGAGCAGGAAGGAGAGATACTGACCGCCTTTATCACCCAGTACTATATCGGCAAACAGATCCCCCAGGAGATTCTCCTCAGCCATACCCCCGTGGACAGACCATTGCTTGAAGAGGTGCTTGGCCAGGAGGCCGGTCACCAGGTGAAACTGCGCCAGCAGGTGCGTGGTAATCGGGCCCAGGGCCTGCGTATGGCGGCCCATAATGCGCAGCTTGCACTGGATGCAAAACTGGCCAGCAAGGCGGGTATGCAACGGCGTATAGAGCTGCTGCAACAGGCGCTCTCTCTGGATGAGCCCCCCAATCGGATGGAGTGTTTCGATATCAGCCATACTAGTGGTGAACTGACGGTAGCCTCCTGTGTGGTGTTTGATGCGACGGGTCCTGTGAAGTCTGATTACCGGCGCTTTAATATCGAGGGGATACAGGGTGGTGATGACTATGCTGCCATGGCCCAGGCGCTGACCCGGCGTTATACCCGCCTTCAATCGGGGGAGGGGGTATTACCGGATATACTGTTTATAGATGGTGGTAAGGGACAATTGGGGGCGGCTGCCGATGTACTCGATGAGTTGGCCGTGGTCGGCGTGCAGTTGGTGGGGGTGGCCAAGGGGCCCGATCGGCGTCCGGGTATGGAGCAGCTGTTCTTGTTCGGTAAGGATAGCCCCATTATACTGCCGGCTGATTCCCCCGCGCTGCACCTGGTCCAGCAGATTCGGGATGAAGCGCATCGGTTTGCCATTACCGGCCATCGACAGCGGCGCGAGAAAAGCAGAAAAACCTCTGTGCTGGAACAGATTCCCGGGATCGGTTCAAAGCGGCGGCAACGTTTACTCAAGCAGTTCGGCGGGTTGCAAGGCATTGCCCGGGCGGGCATTGTCGATCTGGAACGGGTAGAAGGGATCAGCCGTAAACTGGCGGAACAGATCTACGCGGTCTTTCATGAAGATAGATAG